Proteins co-encoded in one Klebsiella michiganensis genomic window:
- a CDS encoding peptidoglycan synthase — protein MVVKKGVPALTGNFIQWRFGLLCVAITGSLIFLLGRIAWLQIISPDNLVKQEDMRSLREEPIEVPRGMIEDRNGKPLAVSVPVEAVWADPKTVMEKGGVLVNSRWQALASALHVPLSEIAARIHSNERGRFIYLARQLDPQQAQYIDKLNIPGIALRDESRRFYPAGRVGANLIGFTNIDDQGIEGIEKSFNQQLTGKEGERLVRKDRYGHVVENITENPASPAHNIQLSIDERLQTVTEDALSNAVSWNKAESGAAVVIDVQTGEVLAMANYPTFNPNNRDNAKLDDFRNRAISDTFEPGSTVKPMVVMTALQQGIVRPDSVIDTHPFTLDGHHIRDVGYYPQLTLTGVLQKSSDTGVSRLSLAMPVQNIWDTYHKFGFGVPTAIGLTGESRGLLPVRQRWGELDRATFAFGYGLMVTPLQLAHVYATIGSFGISRPLSITRVDPPVEGQRVMPEEIVHEVEHMMESVALPGGGGVKAAVHGYRVAVKTGTAKKIGPDGKYVDQYIAYTAGVAPASNPRYALVVVINDPSNGKYYGGAVSAPVFSQIMGDVLRLENIEPDGLPAGDNSMMVLNKMENDRAAM, from the coding sequence ATGGTTGTGAAGAAGGGTGTTCCCGCATTAACCGGTAATTTTATCCAGTGGCGTTTTGGGCTTCTGTGCGTGGCCATCACGGGGAGTCTGATTTTTCTGCTTGGACGTATCGCCTGGCTGCAAATTATCTCCCCGGATAACCTGGTTAAGCAGGAGGATATGCGTTCCCTGCGCGAGGAGCCGATTGAGGTGCCCCGGGGGATGATCGAAGATCGCAATGGAAAGCCCTTAGCGGTCAGCGTGCCGGTTGAAGCAGTATGGGCCGACCCGAAAACGGTGATGGAGAAGGGTGGCGTACTGGTCAACAGCCGCTGGCAGGCGCTGGCCTCTGCGCTGCATGTCCCTCTCAGTGAGATTGCCGCACGCATTCACAGCAACGAACGCGGCCGTTTTATCTACCTTGCCCGCCAGTTGGACCCTCAGCAGGCACAGTACATCGACAAACTAAATATCCCTGGCATCGCACTGCGCGATGAATCTCGCCGTTTTTATCCTGCGGGCCGGGTAGGGGCGAACCTGATAGGATTTACCAACATTGACGATCAGGGCATCGAAGGGATCGAGAAAAGCTTCAATCAACAGCTCACCGGCAAAGAAGGTGAACGCCTGGTACGCAAAGACCGCTACGGCCACGTAGTGGAAAATATTACCGAGAACCCCGCCAGCCCCGCGCATAACATTCAGCTCAGCATTGATGAACGCCTGCAAACCGTCACGGAAGATGCGCTTAGCAACGCCGTGTCCTGGAACAAGGCAGAGTCCGGTGCTGCGGTGGTCATCGATGTGCAGACCGGTGAAGTATTGGCGATGGCCAACTACCCAACCTTTAACCCGAATAACCGCGATAATGCAAAGCTGGACGACTTCCGTAACCGCGCGATAAGCGACACCTTCGAACCCGGCTCGACGGTGAAACCGATGGTAGTGATGACGGCGCTGCAGCAGGGAATTGTCCGGCCTGACAGCGTTATAGATACCCACCCGTTTACTCTGGATGGGCACCACATCCGCGACGTTGGGTACTATCCGCAACTGACCCTGACAGGCGTGTTGCAAAAATCGAGTGATACCGGCGTGTCACGTCTGTCACTGGCAATGCCCGTGCAGAATATTTGGGACACTTATCATAAATTTGGCTTTGGAGTGCCAACGGCCATCGGCCTGACGGGGGAAAGCCGTGGCCTGTTGCCGGTGCGTCAGCGCTGGGGGGAACTGGATCGGGCCACTTTTGCATTTGGCTATGGCCTGATGGTGACTCCGCTGCAGCTGGCCCATGTTTACGCCACTATCGGTAGCTTCGGTATTTCACGCCCGCTGTCCATCACGCGCGTTGATCCGCCGGTGGAAGGGCAAAGGGTGATGCCTGAAGAAATCGTGCATGAAGTGGAACACATGATGGAGAGCGTGGCGCTGCCCGGCGGCGGCGGGGTTAAGGCGGCGGTGCATGGTTACCGCGTGGCGGTGAAAACCGGTACGGCCAAAAAGATCGGCCCCGATGGTAAATATGTGGATCAGTACATTGCCTACACCGCGGGTGTGGCACCGGCCAGCAATCCTCGCTATGCGCTGGTGGTGGT
- a CDS encoding cold-shock protein, which yields MAKIKGQVKWFNESKGFGFITPADGSKDVFVHFSAIQGNGFKTLAEGQNVEFEIQDGQKGPAAVNVTAI from the coding sequence ATGGCAAAGATTAAAGGTCAAGTTAAGTGGTTCAACGAGTCTAAAGGTTTTGGTTTCATTACTCCAGCTGACGGCAGCAAAGATGTATTCGTACACTTCTCTGCAATCCAGGGTAACGGCTTCAAAACTCTGGCTGAAGGCCAGAACGTTGAATTCGAAATCCAGGACGGCCAGAAAGGCCCTGCTGCAGTTAACGTGACTGCCATCTAA
- a CDS encoding beta-lactamase gives MSWKNPWYNPQLSHHLPDGFRNTEPAIRQPGDVQKWRQERKAQKLPHPPADGYSSFIQRWWQPVDLRGSDDRVWWLGHASLLLRLNGYFLLTDPVFSRRASPVSFAGPSRRTEVPLDLNQLPRLDAVLISHNHYDHLDRKTVRRLIKRFPDVHFFVPLGLKAWFSRRGIEQVTELDWWQSFNWCGMVFTAVPARHWSMRTFWDRNRSLWCGWVVEQGALRFWFSGDSGYTESLAEIAKRLGPFDMAALPIGAYEPRWFMGDHHMDPQQAVTLWQAIGKPVTIPIHWGVFELADESLDKPPQELLAALQEQGENDNLFSPLPIGQSLPFSKNKN, from the coding sequence ATGAGCTGGAAAAACCCCTGGTACAATCCGCAATTATCCCACCATCTGCCCGATGGATTCCGCAACACGGAGCCCGCGATAAGGCAGCCTGGCGACGTCCAAAAGTGGCGGCAGGAGCGCAAAGCGCAGAAGCTGCCACATCCCCCTGCCGACGGTTATTCCTCGTTTATTCAGCGCTGGTGGCAACCGGTCGATCTGCGCGGCAGCGATGACCGCGTATGGTGGCTGGGACATGCCAGTCTGCTATTGCGGCTTAACGGCTATTTTTTGTTGACCGACCCTGTTTTCTCCCGTCGTGCATCCCCGGTTTCTTTTGCCGGCCCGTCCCGGCGAACCGAAGTCCCGCTCGACCTTAACCAGTTGCCCCGGCTGGATGCGGTGCTTATTTCCCATAACCATTACGACCATCTGGACCGCAAAACCGTCCGTCGCTTGATCAAGCGTTTTCCTGACGTTCATTTTTTTGTGCCTCTGGGCCTGAAAGCGTGGTTCAGCCGGCGCGGCATTGAGCAGGTAACGGAGCTGGACTGGTGGCAAAGCTTTAACTGGTGCGGCATGGTTTTCACTGCCGTCCCGGCTCGGCACTGGAGTATGCGAACGTTTTGGGATCGCAACCGTTCGCTTTGGTGTGGCTGGGTTGTGGAGCAAGGGGCTTTGCGTTTTTGGTTCAGCGGTGACTCCGGTTACACCGAGTCGCTGGCCGAGATAGCGAAACGATTGGGGCCATTCGATATGGCAGCGTTACCTATTGGCGCCTACGAACCCCGCTGGTTTATGGGCGATCATCACATGGATCCCCAGCAGGCGGTAACTTTATGGCAAGCGATCGGCAAACCCGTGACAATTCCTATCCACTGGGGCGTTTTCGAACTTGCTGATGAGTCTCTCGATAAGCCGCCGCAGGAGTTGCTTGCAGCCTTGCAGGAGCAAGGGGAAAACGACAACCTGTTTTCACCGCTGCCTATCGGTCAAAGTTTACCCTTCAGCAAAAATAAGAATTAA
- a CDS encoding membrane protein, with product MRAIIRTIVVIAIIWIGLLLSGYGVLVGSKENAAGLGLQCKYLTARNTVTAQFIHTDSGIIGLTDCPLLRKVDTPIDNG from the coding sequence ATGCGAGCGATCATTCGTACAATTGTTGTTATCGCCATCATTTGGATTGGTTTGTTGCTCTCCGGGTATGGTGTATTGGTGGGTAGCAAAGAAAATGCGGCAGGCCTTGGACTGCAGTGTAAGTATCTGACGGCACGCAATACCGTGACCGCCCAGTTTATTCATACAGACAGCGGAATTATTGGCCTAACCGACTGCCCGCTCCTGCGAAAAGTCGACACGCCGATTGATAACGGCTAG
- a CDS encoding transcriptional regulator (regulates the genes involved in 2-keto-3-deoxy gluconate transport and catabolism) — MALSDPDKQPDAVSSVLKVFGILQALGEEKEIGITELSQRVMMSKSTVYRFLQTMKSLGYVSQEEESEKYALTLKLFELGSGALQNVDLIRSADIQMRELSRRTKEAIHLGALEDSSIVYIHKIDSLYNLRMYSRVGRRNPLYSTAIGKVLLAWRPHEEILDILSDVEYVRSTERTIVSTDALLPVLGQVRTQGYGEDNEEQEEGIRCVAVPVFDRFGIVVAGMSISFPTLRYSEEGLAEYVRLLHQAARTLSQQMGYHHYPF, encoded by the coding sequence ATGGCACTTTCAGACCCCGATAAGCAGCCTGATGCAGTCTCTTCCGTGCTGAAGGTTTTCGGCATCTTACAGGCCCTTGGTGAAGAAAAAGAGATTGGTATCACCGAACTGTCTCAGCGGGTCATGATGTCCAAAAGCACCGTGTATCGCTTTTTGCAAACGATGAAATCCCTCGGGTACGTGTCACAGGAAGAAGAGTCGGAAAAATATGCCCTGACGCTGAAGCTTTTTGAGCTGGGTAGCGGGGCGCTACAGAATGTCGACCTTATCCGCAGCGCAGATATACAGATGCGTGAACTTTCCCGGCGGACCAAAGAGGCGATTCACCTCGGTGCGCTGGAGGACAGCAGCATTGTCTATATCCATAAAATAGATTCGCTTTATAACCTGCGGATGTATTCCCGGGTCGGTCGTCGTAACCCGCTATACAGCACTGCGATAGGCAAGGTGTTGCTGGCGTGGCGGCCGCATGAAGAGATTCTGGACATTCTTTCGGATGTTGAATATGTCCGCAGCACAGAACGCACTATCGTCAGTACAGATGCACTTCTTCCTGTACTTGGGCAGGTGCGTACGCAGGGGTATGGCGAAGACAATGAGGAACAGGAAGAGGGGATCCGCTGTGTCGCGGTGCCAGTGTTCGATCGTTTCGGGATTGTGGTTGCGGGCATGAGCATTTCATTTCCAACACTCCGCTATTCGGAAGAAGGGCTGGCTGAATACGTGCGTCTCCTGCATCAGGCCGCTCGCACGCTGTCACAGCAGATGGGTTACCATCATTATCCTTTCTGA
- a CDS encoding multidrug MFS transporter: MDKSVSDGLPTPQRYGAIFTIALGIMMAVLDGAIANVALPTIAHDLNASPAESIWVVNAYQIAIIVSLLSLSFLGDIFGYRRIYQCGLVLFCLTSLFCAVSTSLPMLTFARVLQGFGGAALMSVNTALIRLIYPQRFLGRGMGVNSFIVAVSSAAGPTVAAAILSVASWQWLFLINVPIGIVSLVLALRYLPPNQQKSQGQRFDIPSAVMNALTFGLLISAIGGFAQGQPGSIVIGELVALVVIGYFFIRRQLRLPFPLLPVDLLRIPIFSLSIGTSICSFGAQMLALVSLPFFLQTVLGRSEVETGLLLTPWPLATMVMAPLAGYLIERVHAGLMGAIGLLVMACGLFALAMLPQAPSDLNIIWRMVLCGAGFGLFQSPNNHTIISSAPRHRSGGASGMLGTARLLGQSCGAALVALMFNLFGASGTHASLILAGIFATIAAVVSGLRISQPRAGT, encoded by the coding sequence ATGGATAAATCAGTGTCCGACGGCTTACCTACGCCCCAGCGGTATGGTGCTATTTTCACCATTGCGCTCGGCATCATGATGGCCGTCCTGGACGGCGCTATTGCTAACGTCGCCCTGCCAACCATTGCGCACGATTTAAACGCCAGTCCGGCGGAATCTATTTGGGTGGTTAACGCTTATCAAATAGCGATAATTGTCTCCCTGCTGTCACTCTCATTTCTCGGCGATATATTTGGCTACCGCCGCATCTACCAGTGCGGTTTGGTGCTGTTCTGCCTGACCTCGCTGTTTTGCGCCGTTTCTACTTCGCTCCCGATGCTGACCTTTGCCCGCGTGCTCCAGGGCTTCGGCGGCGCGGCATTAATGAGTGTGAATACCGCCCTGATACGTCTCATTTATCCGCAACGCTTTCTTGGCCGCGGGATGGGCGTTAATTCGTTTATCGTCGCCGTTTCCTCCGCCGCCGGCCCCACCGTCGCCGCCGCGATTCTTTCCGTGGCCTCCTGGCAATGGCTGTTTTTAATCAACGTCCCGATTGGCATTGTTTCGCTGGTTCTGGCGCTGCGCTATTTACCCCCCAATCAGCAAAAGTCCCAGGGGCAGCGTTTTGATATCCCCAGCGCGGTAATGAATGCCCTCACCTTCGGGCTGCTGATTTCAGCGATCGGAGGCTTTGCGCAGGGCCAACCGGGGTCAATCGTTATCGGTGAACTGGTGGCACTTGTGGTGATTGGCTACTTCTTCATCCGCCGCCAGCTTCGTTTGCCGTTCCCTTTGTTGCCGGTTGACCTGCTGCGGATCCCGATTTTTTCGCTGTCTATCGGCACATCAATATGTTCGTTTGGTGCCCAGATGCTGGCGTTGGTTTCGCTGCCCTTTTTCTTGCAAACCGTCCTGGGTCGCAGTGAGGTTGAAACCGGGCTGTTGTTAACGCCATGGCCGCTGGCAACGATGGTGATGGCACCGCTGGCAGGTTATCTTATCGAGCGGGTTCATGCCGGGCTGATGGGTGCCATCGGGCTTTTGGTGATGGCCTGCGGGTTGTTTGCTTTGGCCATGCTGCCCCAGGCCCCGTCCGACCTGAATATTATCTGGCGTATGGTGTTGTGTGGGGCAGGATTCGGCCTCTTCCAGTCCCCGAATAACCACACCATTATCTCCTCAGCGCCGCGCCATCGCAGCGGGGGCGCAAGCGGAATGCTTGGGACCGCTCGTCTGCTCGGCCAAAGCTGTGGGGCCGCATTGGTAGCGCTAATGTTTAACCTGTTTGGCGCCAGCGGGACGCATGCCTCGCTGATACTGGCGGGGATATTCGCCACCATTGCCGCCGTCGTCAGCGGTCTGCGGATCTCCCAGCCCCGGGCCGGGACATAA
- a CDS encoding heat shock protein HtpX (metalloprotease), whose translation MMRIGLFLLTNLAVMVVFGLVLSLTGIQSSSVQGLMIMAVLFGFGGSFISLLMSKWMALRSVGGEVIEQPRNETEHWLMETVRQQSQQAGIAMPQVAIYHAPDINAFATGARRDASLVAVSTGLLQNMSRDEAEAVIAHEISHIANGDMVTMTLIQGVVNTFVIFISRIIAQVASGFLSGNRDDNESSNGNPLIYFAVATVLELVFGILASIITMWFSRHREFHADAGSAKLVGREKMIAALQRLKTSYEPQEASSMMAFCINGKAKSMSELFMTHPPLDKRIEALRSGEYLK comes from the coding sequence ATGATGCGTATCGGGCTTTTCCTGTTGACCAACCTTGCGGTAATGGTCGTTTTCGGGCTGGTGCTAAGCCTGACGGGGATCCAGTCGAGCAGCGTTCAGGGTCTGATGATCATGGCGGTGCTGTTTGGCTTTGGCGGCTCTTTTATTTCCCTGCTGATGTCAAAATGGATGGCATTACGTTCAGTAGGCGGTGAGGTGATTGAGCAACCTCGTAATGAAACGGAGCACTGGTTGATGGAAACCGTGCGCCAGCAGTCTCAGCAGGCGGGCATCGCCATGCCGCAGGTTGCGATTTATCATGCGCCAGACATCAATGCCTTTGCCACCGGAGCGCGACGTGACGCCTCTCTGGTTGCGGTCAGCACGGGTCTGCTGCAGAACATGAGTCGTGACGAAGCGGAAGCGGTAATCGCACACGAAATTAGCCACATCGCCAATGGCGACATGGTGACCATGACGCTGATTCAGGGCGTGGTGAACACCTTCGTTATCTTTATTTCCCGCATCATCGCACAGGTGGCTTCCGGCTTCCTGTCCGGGAACCGTGATGACAACGAAAGCAGCAACGGCAACCCGCTGATTTACTTCGCGGTGGCGACGGTGCTGGAGCTGGTGTTCGGTATTCTGGCGAGCATCATCACCATGTGGTTCTCACGCCATCGTGAATTCCATGCCGACGCGGGTTCCGCGAAGCTTGTGGGCCGCGAGAAGATGATTGCTGCGCTGCAGCGTCTGAAAACCAGCTATGAGCCGCAGGAAGCCAGCAGCATGATGGCGTTTTGCATCAACGGTAAGGCCAAGTCAATGAGCGAATTGTTCATGACTCACCCACCGCTGGACAAACGTATCGAAGCGCTGCGCAGCGGCGAATACCTGAAGTAA
- a CDS encoding carboxy-terminal protease (Involved in the cleavage of a C-terminal peptide of 11 residues from the precursor form of penicillin-binding protein 3), translated as MNKLFKLTAIASLLFLAGSASALDSITRADQIPQLKEEAQHATVSERVTSRFTRSHYRQFDLDANFSAKIFDRYLNLLDYSHNVLLASDVAQFAAKKGQIGDELRSGKLDIFYDLYNLGQKRRFERYQYALKVLAKPMDFTGSDTINLDRSKAPWPTSIDELDKLWDAKVKYDELSLKLTGKTEQEIRETLTKRYQFAIRRLTQSNSEDVFSLAMTAFAHEIDPHTNYLSPRSTEQFNTEMSLSLEGIGAVLQMDDDYTLINSMVAGGPAAKSKAITVGDRIVGVGQTGKPMVDVIGWRLDDVVALIKGPKGSKVRLEILPAGKGTKTRTVTLTRERIRLEDRAVKMSVKTVGKDKVGVLDIPGFYVGLTDDVKVQLQKLEKQNVKSVIIDLRSNGGGALTEAVSLSGLFIPSGPVVQVRDNNGKVREDSDTDGVVYYKGPLVVLVDRFSASASEIFAAAMQDYGRALIVGEPTFGKGTVQQYRSLNRIYDQMLRPEWPALGSVQYTIQKFYRINGGSTQRKGVTPDIMMPTGTEQTETGEKFEDNALPWDSINAATYVKTGDLTPFEPELLKLHQDRIAKDPEFQYIVKDIARFNALKEKRNVVSLNYAQREKENQEDDATRLARINDRFKREGKAPIKKLDDLPKDYQEPDPYLDETVHIAIDLAGMEQDRPAEQPAAAK; from the coding sequence ATGAACAAACTCTTTAAGCTTACGGCTATCGCCAGCCTGCTGTTCCTGGCAGGCAGTGCCTCGGCCCTGGACAGCATTACCCGTGCCGATCAAATTCCTCAGTTAAAGGAAGAAGCTCAGCACGCAACGGTGAGTGAGCGCGTGACCTCTCGTTTTACGCGCTCCCATTACCGTCAGTTTGATCTGGATGCCAACTTCTCGGCAAAAATCTTCGACCGCTACCTGAACCTGCTGGACTACAGTCATAACGTGCTGTTAGCCAGCGACGTTGCACAGTTTGCCGCTAAGAAAGGGCAAATTGGCGATGAACTGCGCAGCGGTAAGCTCGATATTTTTTACGACCTCTATAATCTGGGTCAGAAGCGCCGTTTTGAACGCTACCAGTACGCCCTGAAGGTGTTAGCGAAGCCGATGGACTTTACCGGTAGCGACACCATCAATCTGGATCGCAGCAAGGCTCCGTGGCCAACGAGCATCGACGAGTTGGATAAGCTTTGGGATGCGAAAGTCAAATACGACGAGCTGAGCCTGAAGCTGACCGGCAAAACCGAGCAGGAAATTCGTGAAACGCTGACTAAACGTTACCAGTTTGCTATCCGTCGTCTGACGCAAAGCAACAGCGAAGACGTTTTCTCGCTGGCGATGACCGCGTTTGCCCATGAGATTGACCCGCATACCAACTATCTCTCTCCGCGCAGCACCGAGCAGTTCAACACCGAAATGAGCCTTTCTTTAGAGGGCATCGGCGCGGTACTGCAAATGGATGATGATTACACGCTGATCAACTCAATGGTTGCCGGTGGTCCGGCGGCGAAAAGCAAGGCTATTACCGTCGGCGATCGCATTGTGGGCGTAGGCCAAACGGGTAAACCGATGGTTGACGTTATTGGCTGGCGTCTGGACGACGTTGTGGCGCTGATTAAAGGGCCAAAAGGCAGCAAAGTTCGCCTTGAAATCCTGCCGGCGGGCAAAGGCACCAAGACTCGCACCGTAACGCTGACCCGCGAGCGGATTCGTCTTGAAGACCGCGCGGTCAAGATGTCTGTGAAGACAGTTGGCAAAGACAAAGTCGGCGTACTGGATATTCCAGGCTTCTACGTTGGCCTCACCGATGATGTGAAGGTTCAGCTGCAGAAACTGGAAAAACAGAACGTGAAGAGCGTGATTATCGATCTGCGCTCTAACGGCGGCGGGGCTCTGACCGAAGCGGTGTCGCTGTCCGGCCTGTTTATCCCAAGTGGTCCGGTGGTTCAGGTTCGCGACAACAACGGTAAAGTCCGTGAAGATAGCGACACTGACGGCGTGGTCTACTACAAGGGGCCGCTGGTGGTGCTGGTTGACCGCTTTAGCGCCTCGGCATCTGAAATCTTTGCTGCAGCAATGCAGGACTACGGCCGCGCGCTGATTGTCGGCGAGCCGACCTTCGGAAAAGGCACCGTGCAGCAGTACCGTTCGCTGAATCGCATTTACGATCAGATGCTGCGTCCGGAATGGCCTGCACTGGGTTCGGTTCAGTACACCATTCAGAAGTTCTACCGTATTAACGGCGGGAGTACTCAGCGTAAAGGTGTTACGCCGGACATCATGATGCCTACCGGGACCGAGCAAACTGAAACCGGCGAGAAGTTCGAAGACAATGCATTGCCGTGGGACAGCATCAACGCCGCGACCTACGTGAAAACCGGTGACCTTACGCCGTTCGAACCTGAATTGCTGAAGCTGCATCAGGATCGCATCGCTAAGGATCCGGAGTTCCAGTACATCGTGAAGGACATTGCCCGTTTCAATGCCCTGAAGGAAAAACGCAACGTTGTTTCTCTGAATTACGCGCAGCGTGAAAAAGAGAATCAGGAAGACGACGCGACGCGCCTGGCCAGAATCAACGACCGCTTCAAACGTGAAGGCAAAGCGCCGATTAAGAAACTCGACGATTTACCGAAGGACTATCAGGAGCCCGATCCCTATCTGGACGAGACGGTGCATATCGCCATCGATCTTGCCGGCATGGAGCAGGACAGGCCGGCCGAGCAGCCGGCGGCGGCGAAGTAA
- a CDS encoding prop expression regulator (affects solute and DNA transport through an unknown mechanism) — MENQPKLNSSKEVIAFLAERFPQCFSAEGEARPLKIGIFQDLVSRVEGEMSLSKTQLRSALRLYTSSWRYLYGIKAGATRVDLDGNPCGELDEQHVEHARQQLDEAKARVQAQRAEQQAKKREAAAAAGVTEEAPRRERKPRPAAAPRRKEGAERKPRAEKPAPKAPREERRTPVTDIAALQVGQAIKVKAGNNAMDATVLEITKDGVRVQLTSGMAMIVRAEHLQF, encoded by the coding sequence ATGGAAAATCAACCTAAGTTGAATAGCAGTAAAGAAGTTATCGCATTTTTGGCCGAGCGTTTCCCTCAATGTTTCAGCGCTGAAGGTGAAGCTCGTCCGTTGAAGATTGGTATCTTCCAGGATTTAGTCTCTCGTGTTGAAGGCGAAATGAGCCTCAGCAAAACTCAGCTTCGTTCAGCATTACGTCTTTATACGTCAAGCTGGCGCTACCTCTACGGCATCAAAGCCGGCGCGACTCGCGTCGATCTTGATGGTAACCCTTGCGGTGAGCTGGACGAACAGCATGTCGAACATGCTCGTCAGCAGTTGGATGAAGCAAAAGCCCGCGTTCAGGCGCAGCGCGCTGAGCAACAGGCGAAGAAACGTGAAGCCGCAGCAGCCGCAGGCGTAACGGAAGAGGCACCGCGTCGCGAACGTAAACCTCGCCCGGCCGCAGCACCGCGTCGTAAAGAAGGGGCAGAGCGTAAACCACGCGCTGAGAAACCGGCACCTAAGGCACCTCGTGAAGAGCGTCGTACGCCGGTGACCGATATTGCTGCCCTGCAGGTTGGACAGGCCATTAAAGTCAAAGCCGGTAACAACGCAATGGACGCTACCGTACTGGAAATTACCAAAGATGGCGTCCGTGTACAGCTGACTTCTGGTATGGCAATGATCGTACGCGCAGAACACTTGCAGTTCTGA
- a CDS encoding Free methionine-R-sulfoxide reductase: protein MNKEQFYADLNRDFSALMAGETSFLATLANTSALLFERLDGVNWAGFYLLEAQTLVLGPFQGKIACVRIPVGKGVCGTAVATSTIQRVEDVHAFDGHIACDAASNSEIVLPLTVDGQTIGVLDIDSTEYGRFSEEDEMGLKTLVSRLSDVLSGTDFKKFFPR from the coding sequence ATGAACAAAGAACAATTTTACGCGGATTTGAATCGCGATTTTAGTGCGTTAATGGCAGGTGAAACCAGTTTCCTCGCAACGCTGGCGAATACCAGTGCTTTGCTCTTTGAGCGCCTCGACGGCGTGAACTGGGCGGGATTCTACCTTCTTGAAGCCCAAACGCTAGTTCTGGGGCCCTTCCAGGGTAAAATTGCCTGTGTGCGAATTCCCGTCGGTAAGGGCGTATGCGGTACAGCTGTCGCAACAAGCACGATTCAGCGTGTGGAAGATGTGCATGCTTTTGATGGGCATATTGCCTGCGATGCGGCCAGTAATTCGGAAATTGTGCTGCCGCTAACGGTGGATGGCCAGACGATTGGCGTCCTGGATATCGACAGCACCGAGTATGGCCGTTTTTCAGAAGAAGACGAAATGGGTTTAAAAACCTTGGTTTCGCGGCTTTCAGACGTGCTGAGCGGCACTGATTTTAAAAAATTCTTCCCTCGATAG
- a CDS encoding membrane protein, with translation MHHSDNNAPGLRRTMKIHAISQALPQARYQRCPQCDTLFSLPQVKSTQSAYCPCCDARVHHGRDWSLTRLGAMAVAMLVLMPVAFSDPLLRIYLLGSSIDANVMQGIWQMASQGDVLTAAVVLFCVVGAPATLVAAIAYLCFGNILGMNLRPVLLMLDKLKEWVMLDIYLVGIGVACIKVREYAFIQPGPGLIAFIALVILSLLTMIHLNIEQLWERFYPQRPARAFNAQLRVCLGCHFTGVPDERGRCPRCHIPLYHRRKQSLQKSWAALIASLVFLLPANLLPISIIYVNGARQEDTILSGIISLAHSNIAVAAVVFIASILVPFTKVIVLITLLISIHFKCQQGLRTRILLLRFVTWIGRWSMLDLFVIALMMSLVNRDQLLAFTMGPAALFFGAAVILTILAVEWLDSRLLWDAHESGNARFTD, from the coding sequence ATGCATCATTCAGATAACAACGCCCCCGGCTTACGACGCACAATGAAAATTCACGCCATCAGTCAGGCTTTGCCTCAGGCACGTTATCAGCGTTGTCCCCAATGCGATACCCTTTTCTCTCTGCCCCAGGTTAAATCAACACAAAGTGCCTACTGCCCTTGCTGTGATGCCAGAGTGCACCACGGTCGTGACTGGTCATTGACGCGTCTGGGGGCAATGGCCGTGGCGATGCTGGTGCTCATGCCCGTCGCCTTTTCCGATCCGCTGTTGCGCATCTATCTTCTGGGCTCGAGTATCGATGCCAACGTCATGCAGGGGATTTGGCAGATGGCAAGCCAGGGAGACGTGCTCACCGCTGCCGTAGTGCTCTTCTGCGTGGTCGGCGCGCCGGCCACGCTGGTCGCGGCTATCGCCTACCTCTGTTTTGGCAACATTCTCGGCATGAATCTTCGCCCGGTGCTGCTGATGCTGGACAAGCTTAAAGAGTGGGTGATGCTGGATATCTATCTGGTAGGTATCGGCGTGGCCTGCATCAAGGTTCGCGAGTACGCCTTTATACAGCCTGGTCCCGGGCTGATTGCGTTTATTGCCCTGGTTATCCTGAGCCTGTTGACCATGATCCACCTGAACATTGAGCAGCTATGGGAGCGTTTTTACCCTCAGCGCCCGGCTCGGGCCTTTAATGCGCAGCTGCGGGTTTGCCTTGGGTGCCATTTTACCGGTGTTCCGGACGAAAGGGGCCGCTGCCCTCGCTGCCATATTCCGCTGTATCATCGCCGTAAGCAAAGCTTACAAAAATCCTGGGCGGCACTGATTGCCTCCCTGGTATTCCTGCTCCCGGCTAACCTGTTGCCAATTTCTATCATTTACGTGAACGGAGCCCGTCAGGAGGACACCATTCTTTCGGGCATTATTTCCCTGGCGCACAGCAACATCGCCGTTGCCGCCGTGGTGTTTATTGCCAGTATCCTGGTACCGTTTACTAAAGTTATTGTATTGATTACGCTACTGATCAGCATTCATTTCAAATGCCAGCAGGGTTTAAGGACCCGCATATTGTTGCTGCGCTTTGTCACCTGGATTGGCCGCTGGTCTATGCTCGATCTGTTTGTCATCGCTTTGATGATGTCACTGGTTAACCGTGACCAGCTGCTAGCTTTTACGATGGGTCCCGCCGCGCTCTTCTTTGGCGCGGCGGTTATATTAACTATTCTTGCCGTCGAATGGCTGGATAGCCGACTACTTTGGGACGCACATGAGTCAGGAAACGCCCGCTTCACCGACTGA